Genomic DNA from Telopea speciosissima isolate NSW1024214 ecotype Mountain lineage chromosome 2, Tspe_v1, whole genome shotgun sequence:
ATAGGGCACTTTCCAAccacaaagaacttttttttctttttttgattgaaggaaATGATGCTTTCTTCAAAGGAACTAAAGTGGAGTGGGTGGGTTATGATGTCATGCATTGGGGGTGTAGGAAGAAAAGAGACTTTTTGGTAAAGACTCTCAATCCTAACACTCCCAACAAGTGCAAAACATGTTTTAATAAGCTAACATTATTATACTTCATTGGAATAACAAATTTAGCTTTGACTGAATTGGATGTTGAAGTTGGTCTCAGTTTTGAACtacattcaaattcaaattgtaTAGCGAATTTCCCTTTAGTGTGGGGGTTTCAAAGTTTTGACCGACAACAACATTTCATTCGATTCAGACATAAACATAGAGTCATGTCAAAGACTGATCATTTTTTAATCTGATCGAGTTGAAATGATTTTTTTACtatgttttattaattttttttactccACTCGGATGATTTGTCTAAGTCagacctggttttccaactatgtgaACAACACCTAATACCTGAAATTCGAGGGATGGATTCTAAAACTTGCAGCTTTAACTCACTTTCGAATCCACAACTAAACCAAacgagggagagggagagagagagagagagaatgatttAAATCTTGTACCAAGAATGGTAGTGGCATACCTATACGAATCAACTAAAACAGCTGTATCAGCTAGTTTTGctttcattttaaaaaatgtattttttagACCATTTTACTTTCAGTAAGGAATCAATATTAGATACCAACAATATTGATACATATCAACCAATATGattgatacgatattgatacctTGAACCATTGAGAGAACCCATGATTAGAGAAAAAACAAGATGAATTGTTGTTTGGACTTATGGGAGATGAAAGAGTCTCTTAGAATCAATTATTAGAAGGGCAACAAGGTCATATAGGGAACAATTATACCTCCCTCTCTCCCACTCTCTCCTTTCAAAAATTCCAATCAGATCGTCACGAGTGATCTATTGATTTCTTTGGGAGTATTGAAGCCATGTTAAAAATAGATATGATTTTAAAAAGAATTGAATTTccgtttcttttctttttcgcCTTTTGTGGATTGCGTTGAATGATATATGGACTAAGTTGGATGATATTTGATAAAGTAAGACTCTTCTATCTAAGTGTTAGACTTGTCACATCCTCACTCCACGTCGCACAAAAATTAGAAGTATGGCTAACTCACATCTTAAGATATTTATAATTGCTCTATGTTTCATAAAGTAATTGATTTCTGTTACCTTGGCTAATATTTGATCTCTATTCCATTTGGTGTGAAAAACATACCAAAGAGGAGGAGCAAAGGTGGTATCAATTTTCAAATTTGCAGAGCTAATTAATTTGCCATTTATTTTACTATTGGTTTTCAAGAATTAGAGAAGGAAGCATTAAGGGTAATGATTTCAAAGGTCTAACTCAATCCCTTTTTGTAAATACCAACATATGGCAAAGCTAGCTCAAATTTGAAGAGCTAATTAATTTGCCATTTATATCCTGTTTAATTGTGTGCGACCTTACCCTAGTCTGACTCTACGTCGAATAAACCAATGGTTATTGGATTTGAACATTGCCCCACCCCATTCTCATCTTAATTCTAatgatgtttcttcttctcaccTGAATACTTTGGATCTTACTAACCTTCCTTCTTTATCTAGTGTTGATTTACCCATGTTAGATTTTGTTGTTTTGCTATGCGCAGGGTTTGACTGCAAAGATTTAGGTAAGCTTGGATGGGTCTATGGTTTCTTGATTCATGGGAAACTTCTCTTTGTGACTGCTGGCCGAAGTAAAAGCAATCATTTTTTGGAATATGAGCTGATCGGAATCCTCAACGGACTTGAATTTGCTGCCCTGAGAGattttgaagctgaaagaagtttggagCTCTAATAAAGTGctacctggacttcttccaactccatccctttccccTTGGCCCCTAGAAGTCCGAGactattttttgaagatttctGCTCATTTTAATGACATCTCCTTTAAGCTAATTAATTTGCCCCTTGTAAGCTAGTTTAGGTGTTTCCTTGCTTCTGCCCCCCACACCCCTTGTTGTATAGGCTCTTGTACTTCTTTCCTCCAATATAAATATTTACTTAAGGCAAAGCTAGATATCCAATTTATAATGCTCAGTCCATTATATACTTGCACTTTGGAAGATTGTTGTTGGAAATAAATTAAGGGGCATAAAttaaagaagtacagaaatatattttttctcaTTCAATCTTTTTCATATAAAACTACAAATGTTTACCATGAGCTtttcttaggctgtgtttggtatgcattattgaAATACATTTCAGGTCGATATCACATTCTTGagcgataaaaacaactattgtTATCATCCGGGAATGTGAAATTGACTtcgaatgcataccaaacgctgccttAGTTTTGTGACTCTATATTGATACTCAAAATAATGAAGATAGTATGTAAAGAGACTTATACATAAGAAGCTTCTATCTGATGATATCATACAGGTTGAGGGGATCGCTTTGGCATATCATTGCAATCTTTACCTACAATGAAAGTTTTTATCACATTTTTATACAGTGCCCCTTCTCTATTTTTAGATGTTTCCAAAATTGCTTGGCCTAGTTTACCATCAATTGATGATCTATTTAGTTGGTGGAAGAAAGAAACTAGACTCTGTTTCTTTGAAGCGGCAGCTATGGATGGCGGGTTTTATTTTGATAGCTAAGTATATTCGGTATGAAAGAAACCAAAGAAGATTTGGTAAAGGAAAAACTTCAAAGTCTCTCTTGATACTTATTTTTAGAGACCTTCAAGATGCATCTCCAATGATGAACTGCAAAGAATGGATCATTGGAAGAGCTGATAATATCAAAGCAAATTGGTGTGAAATTTCCTCCTCAATCATTGTCACATATTATAGAAGTGCTCAGATTAAATCAGAATTGGGATGGACAAAACTCAACATTGATGGGTGCTTGTTGAGTAACCTGAGTCGTGCTTCGGCAGGAGGGATTTTAGTAAACCACGACACTACTATAGAAGGTAGTTTCATTCATTTTATGGGAATTCATTCTAATTCTTTTGCTGAACTTAGTGTGTTCTTTGATCGGCTACAATGggctaaagaaaaaaatattcagCAATTGTGGATTGAATGCGACTCCAATGCCATGGTAATTTATATCCTTAATAAATCGATCCCATGGGCCTTCATGCAGTAGTGGATCTatttcaaacattttttttcttccattacttGGAAGATCTCTCACTATGACAACAAATTCAGCAGTGGACAAGCTTGCAAAAAAGGGAGTTAAAGTGCAACTATCTAATTTTTGGTCTTCTTATCCGCCTTTTAGTACTTAAGTTATTCTTTGGGATTGTCAAGAGAGGCCAAGATATAGATTTGTGAATTCACAGTTTTGTTCTCTATTGTCTTTGGTTAAGGTTTTCTACTAATGGCAATGTAGACGGTGGAGAAATAAGTTAGATTTTATTCTATTGTATTGTATTCATCTATGAATGCCTAGACATTAATCTTGTAATattatttctttattctttaataGAAtttttgctgacctttagccccccccccccccaccaaaaaaagagaggatgaGAGGGTTAGAGGGTGAGACATAATGCCATGTTGTTAGAATTCATCCAAAAAATCtattggaataaaaaaaatccatgaaagGGTTTCTCAATGGTCATACAAATTAATTGACGATTTTGAGCAAGAGGTGGATCAAGAAGAATCATCAAAGGATCcgatttttttaaggaaaaccaAACTAGACAATGTACGCCGCTTAATTTTGAGAATATTATAGATGAAAATATAATTTGTTTAATCTTTATAATCTAAAAATATCTAAATATAGAAAACAAATTATTATCACTTTTTAAATAACTTGTGAAAAAAGTAAGAATGATAGTTATTTAATGGTTAAGTACTGTATATTTGTATTGCCTAAGTGCTTAGTGTTgagaatatttattttttggaaggCTATATCCTATAATCTACTAAAAGTTTTCTCTCCTTTCAGCTTTTTTTTAAAGAACTTGTCatgatttattttgatattgAATGTAATTACACAATGAGAGGGTACTTTTGAACGACAcacctaaaatttttttttaggttgaAGGATCATCTTTATAATTAGACAAATTTTACATCGCTGCACTTAATTGATTAAGTTTGACAATCTTTCTATTCTCATATATTTTAGAATATACTACCAACCTAATATTAAGAATTGATTTGACAATTCTCAAAACATctcgtgtatgtccatgcatttTGTACCAGTACTATAGACATTACTATGCAGTTTCCCAACTTTGAGTGGGAACAAGTggtttatattaaaaaaaaaaaaaagaagtaaaaatagATAACACAGCTTTATTTTGTGGTTTTTGAAtacatcaccttccattgtttaaaaaaataaaataaaaaaatgtttctCTATATTGTTAAATTTGTATTACAAAAAGTTGAATTTTATCTCTTAAAATTCTAGTCTTCTATAGGAGACTTTTGGAAAGTATCATTTCTCTCTTAATCTCTTTAAGGtttatcaagaaataaaaatgaaagggaaaaagttaTTTGGGTTGTATTTAACATGAAATTAGCCCACACTCCCATATTTCTATTTCCTTGCTCCTAACACCAACATGTATGAAAGTAAATATTTCTGTGATCAAGCTAAccagaaaagagagagagagagaaggaaagatacACCCCTTGTTTATTGTAGCTCCACCATTGTTTCTAGAGAAGATGACATTTCAACATTTCTTTCTCTGGATTCTTGTATCTCCATATCCATTtccacctcttcttctctaaactTCCTGTAGATGTCACTTCTATAGAATTTTCTTGTTCTAAGCACCAGAATAAGAGAGATCAAAGATCCCAACAATGTCAAAGCTGAAATTATAATGAATGAGAGTTTATAACATTGTGGTCCACTGCAGTCCAAGCCCTCCCTGTTGGCCCTCTTGAACCCCAACTTAGCCATTTGTTTATTTGCCTCTTTGTCATAAAGGTGTCCTGCAACAATAGAATTGAGAACATACACACCAAGTGGGCTTGCAATGGCTTCGAAGTTCAGCAGTGAAGAGTAGTACTTGAGCCCAAAAATCTCAGATATCATGGCCAATATCAATGTCCACTCTGCCCCAAAACAGAACCCAATGATCATAGAGGATACATAAAGAGAACCTGGAACACCAAAAGCAATAAGAAGATGACCAACACATGACAGGAAGAGGATCATAGTGAGCATTAATGGCCTTGGCAGTTTATATTTCCTCACAAAGATCTCAGATACAAACCCTGCTGCAACTCGTCCCAGATAGTTCCATATGCTTACAAGTGATACTAATGTGCTTATGTTGCTAGATTGGTACCCAAGAGAAATTCCTATTTGTCCCATGTTATCAATCGCGGTTAATGCCCCGCCAATGCCGAAAATTGTTGCCACAAAGAGAATAAACATGTCCAAGCTCAATAGCGCCTGTAAAACAGTGTAATCTTCACCTCTTTGTGGAGCTTTTAACATCCGGGTCAAGCGAGAAATTGGAGTAGTACTCAATGGTGGCACTTGCTCTGTAGGTGGAATTGATTCAACAGCAGTTTCAGTTCTATCTATAGGCTCCTCAATTACTGATCTGAACTGGGAAGAATCAGAATTGTTCAAGGAGTTTGATCTGTTGTTTTTCCAGAGATTAATCTCTTCCTTTAAAACAATTGCTAATGGAAGACAAAGCAAGATAAGAACAACACCTGCACTCCCACCATATGCAGTCTTAGAGAATTTGACACATCTCTCCACAATTATTATAACCATGAGAAATCCAGCAAGAACAAGAGATGtgtaaagaaaattaaagaaaagcttcagctctttcttctcttgttgaacAACCTTTATAATCCTACAAGTTGGAGCTAATAACACACATATAGCAGCAGGAAGCCAAGCTATGAGAAGAATGAGGGAATCTGAACCTGAATCATCACCATAGACTGCAAGATAAAGTTGTGTCAAGATTGCACCACTGAGACCCACAAATCCTTTGAGAAGGCCTACCATGATTCCTCTGCTTTCTGGGAAATTCTTAACTGCAGTGACTAGTGCTGCTGTATTGAATAGTGACTCTGAATTGCCACCAAGAAATATATAGAAACACATATGCCATAATTGGGGTTGGGATATACGGTGGGTAACAGCAAGCCAAATTGCAAAATAACCCCCAAAATTCATTACTGCGCCTATGAGGAGTACTAGCCATGGAGGTGAGAGGTCATAGATAACCCCAGAAAGAATACCTACATTGGCACCCAATTCCTTAAAGAAACTTAAGAGATTGAGTGATGTTTGATCATACCCAAGTGATGATTTGATACTATTTGAATAAATGCCAAACATGTAACTTGCACCAGCCATTGACATGATAATAAAGGAAGCAAAAACCATGAACCGTCGTCCCAAGAGCATTTGCACCGCCAAGttcttcatctctctttcttcaatcaATGCTTGCTAACACAAACAATCACCACCACCGCTACCAATACTCATTCACTAATACCAACAAtcctcctcctttctcatcatattttccattttttctaccaaaaaaaataaaaaaataaaataaaatcgtATCTTCCACTGCTCACTGTATTCTTCTTGTCCCTATTGATCAAAACAACGATAGCATATGGATCCGAATTAGAAAGCGTGAAAAgcgcctttttctctttttgcaCTTGACATGCCAAAACGACTCTCTCGTCTTCTCCCACTTCAAACAGAATTATTGGATTCTatcgagagggtattttagaacatacctaGGAGGGATTCGTGTAACTTAAGATGATGGGTGCACCGTATTttatgggtgaagggaaacttatagttttttttttaatgtgaaaaAGTGAACTGAACGAAGTGGTACAGACATTCCGCCATGGAAAGTGCAGCACGTTATTTACTTGCAAATTGCAATGAGAGTGACAGGAACGGAACTGATCTGAGGTAGACCGCTTTgcctttcaattttttttaatgtattttgGACACATGTGGAGAGCCAAGTAGTACCTTtcctcgtttttttttttttaatttgaaaactataaataaatattaaacagAAAAGTCTACAACGTGTCTTTGGTATAAAAAATCCTGCCTCGTCTTTGAGGCACGAATGTGAATTCCTGTGAGCAAATTAGTAATCTTGAGCAAAAGAGGAACGAGAGTCCAAGGCTAACGGGAAGACAGTTAAGGATCTCATGGTTGTTGCATCAAATTTCTTAAAGTTCGGTAAAGTTGCTTCTTTGTTATCAAATGGTTACAGGGTTACGGGTTGAGTCTGGAAATAGTCTCTTTGCGAAAAGAAAGGGTAAGATTGCTTGAGTCTAAAAACAGCATTTTTTATACAAATAGaggtaagactgcatacattatgattcTCCCCAAATCCTGCAGTGACGAAACTGTTGTGCACTGAGTAAGCCTTCAGCATTGTCATATATACGTATAGAAAAGGACGACGTTGCAAGTTgtgttgcatacttgcattgCATTGCATTCGTCcacgacaaaaaaaaataaaaatattgctGATATAGGTTAAAActctgattttgtttttttttttttttttttatgttttaaatacGCAAAAATGGTTTCATTAAGACGTGATGAACCcatccacttttttttttttttttttttatatgttccTTTTGTTTTCTACTCCAACAATTAAGAAGTACTTCTCTTTGAATTCGATGCTAtagctttgtttttattttttttaggggataATAACCGATTTGATTTCTACTGCTACAATTAAGATGCATTTTCATCGGATTTCACAATTTTTATAACAGTTAAATGA
This window encodes:
- the LOC122652917 gene encoding uncharacterized protein LOC122652917 → MKNLAVQMLLGRRFMVFASFIIMSMAGASYMFGIYSNSIKSSLGYDQTSLNLLSFFKELGANVGILSGVIYDLSPPWLVLLIGAVMNFGGYFAIWLAVTHRISQPQLWHMCFYIFLGGNSESLFNTAALVTAVKNFPESRGIMVGLLKGFVGLSGAILTQLYLAVYGDDSGSDSLILLIAWLPAAICVLLAPTCRIIKVVQQEKKELKLFFNFLYTSLVLAGFLMVIIIVERCVKFSKTAYGGSAGVVLILLCLPLAIVLKEEINLWKNNRSNSLNNSDSSQFRSVIEEPIDRTETAVESIPPTEQVPPLSTTPISRLTRMLKAPQRGEDYTVLQALLSLDMFILFVATIFGIGGALTAIDNMGQIGISLGYQSSNISTLVSLVSIWNYLGRVAAGFVSEIFVRKYKLPRPLMLTMILFLSCVGHLLIAFGVPGSLYVSSMIIGFCFGAEWTLILAMISEIFGLKYYSSLLNFEAIASPLGVYVLNSIVAGHLYDKEANKQMAKLGFKRANREGLDCSGPQCYKLSFIIISALTLLGSLISLILVLRTRKFYRSDIYRKFREEEVEMDMEIQESRERNVEMSSSLETMVELQ